The following proteins are encoded in a genomic region of Arachis stenosperma cultivar V10309 chromosome 4, arast.V10309.gnm1.PFL2, whole genome shotgun sequence:
- the LOC130975430 gene encoding thiol-disulfide oxidoreductase LTO1-like, with amino-acid sequence MLCRRTRPGNQGSCHFLRLGEWTHKLTTGIVGIGFLETSYLTYLKLTSSEAFCPIGGSPCGDILNSDYALIFGVPLHLVGMVAYGLVAALGLQLTTKKMLPFGIGRSSFQLMVLGTTTSMAAASAYFLFILSTKFSRSTCSYCLLSAFLSFSVDGG; translated from the exons ATGCTCTGCCGCAGAACCCGACCAGGAAATCAAGGTTCCTGCCACTTCCTCCGGCTCGGCGAATGGACTCATAAGCTGACCACGGGGATCGTCGGGATCGGCTTCCTTGAAACCTCGTACCTTACCTACCTGAAGCTCACCAGTTCCGAAGCATTTTGCCCTATCGGTGGTTCTCCCTGCGGTGACATACTCAACAGTGATTACGCGCTTATTTTCG GTGTTCCTCTTCATTTGGTTGGGATGGTGGCGTATGGCTTGGTTGCGGCGCTTGGTCTGCAATTGACCACAAAGAAGATGTTGCCTTTTGGGATTGGCAGGTCCAGCTTCCAGCTCATGGTGTTGGGAACCACTACCTCCATGGCAGCTGCTAGTGCCTATTTCTTGTTCATTCTCAGCACAAAATTCTCTAGGTCGACTTGCTCATATTGTTTACTTTCGGCATTCTTGTCTTTCAGCGTTGATGGTGGCTGA
- the LOC130976609 gene encoding patellin-6-like — protein MQRFSTVVMDTSTLLSSPSSSSSSSSLSPYPFHKRSIFTTATSSSSFKEDTYFLSQLKSSENKSLQELKNKLNSIASSGESNNNNDYYSMWGIPLLTGTENADVILLKFLRARDFRVSDSLAMLLKSLSWRKEFGADAIVGEELGFKDLEGVVAYMQGYDREGHPVCYNDYGVFKDKGMYEKVFGGGGDGGDDEEKLNKFLRWRVQVLERGIKLLNFKPGGVNSLIQVTDLKDMPKRELRVASNHILSLFQDNYPEMVARKIFINVPWYFSVLYSMFCPFLTPRTKSKFVISKEGNAAETLYKFIRPEDIPVRYGGLSRTSDLQNGPPKPASEFTVKGGEKVNIQIEGIESGASITWDIVVGGWDLEYSAEFVPNEEGSYTIAVERARKVEASEEAIHNTFTSKESGKLVLSVDNSASRKKKVAAYRYFVQLNN, from the exons ATGCAGAGATTCTCCACAGTAGTAATGGACACCTCGACACTcctttcttctccttcttcttcttcttcttccagttctctttctccttatCCCTTCCACAAGCGGAGCATCTTCACCACCGcaacttcttcctcttccttcaAGGAAGACACCTACTTCCTCTCCCAACTCAAATCCTCTGAGAACAAATCACTTCAAGAActcaagaacaagctcaactcCATTGCTTCTTCTGGAGAatccaacaacaacaatgactATTATTCGATGTGGGGCATTCCATTGCTCACCGGAACTGAAAACGCCGACGTCATTCTCCTAAAGTTCCTCAGAGCAAGAGACTTCAGAGTCTCTGATTCCCTCGCCATGCTTCTCAAATCCCTCTCATGGAGGAAGGAATTCGGTGCCGACGCCATTGTTGGTGAGGAGCTAGGCTTCAAGGATCTTGAAGGAGTAGTAGCTTATATGCAAGGCTATGACAGAGAAGGCCACCCTGTGTGTTACAATGATTATGGCGTGTTCAAAGATAAGGGAATGTATGAGAAGGTTTTTGGCGGTGGTGGTGATGGCGGTGATGATGAAGAGAAGCTGAACAAGTTCTTGAGATGGAGGGTTCAGGTTCTTGAGAGGGGTATTAAGCTTCTGAATTTTAAGCCTGGTGGGGTTAATTCTCTCATTCAGGTTACTGATCTTAAGGACATGCCGAAGAGAGAGTTAAGGGTTGCTTCTAATCACATTTTGTCTTTGTTTCAAGATAATTATCCTGAAATGGTGGCTCGCAAG ATTTTCATCAATGTGCCATGGTACTTCTCAGTGCTGTATTCAATGTTCTGTCCATTTCTGACCCCAAGAACAAAGAGCAAGTTTGTGATCTCTAAAGAAGGAAATGCTGCTGAGACACTTTACAA ATTTATCAGGCCTGAGGATATTCCTGTAAGGTATGGAGGACTGAGTAGGACTAGTGATTTGCAAAATGGTCCCCCAAAACCTGCTTCTGAGTTCACAGTTAAAGGAGGAGAGAAAGTTAACATACAAATTGAAGGAATTGAG AGTGGTGCAAGTATCACATGGGACATAGTGGTGGGAGGTTGGGACTTGGAATACAGTGCTGAGTTTGTCCCAAATGAAGAAGGCAGCTACACCATAGCAGTTGAGAGGGCAAGGAAAGTTGAAGCCTCAGAAGAAGCCATCCACAACACGTTCACTTCAAAGGAATCAGGCAAATTGGTGCTCTCTGTTGATAACAGTGCCTCTAGGAAGAAAAAAGTTGCTGCTTACCGCTATTTTGTGCAGTTAAATAATTAA